The sequence below is a genomic window from Vicinamibacteria bacterium.
CGCTGGCGCAAGGGATCCAGTCGTGGATCGACCCGGATGTCGGCCAGGTCGGTCTCTCCTTTGGCGTAGGCTCGCTCCAGCCATTCGAGAGCGCGGTCCACCTCGCCGAGCGTGGCGTAGTCGATCGCGACGTCGTAGGCTGGGCGGGCACGGGTCGCCTCGACCGACCTTCGCAGGAGAGCGCCGATGCCTTCTTCCTGGAGCGCCACCCGAGCTTGGGCGAGGCTCTCGGCCGATTCCCCTTCGAGCTCCATGACCCGTATGAAAGCTTCCCCCGCCTCTTCTTGTCGACCGGCGACGATCAGGATCCACTTCAGACTGTCGACGGCGGGAAGGAAGTCGCGATCGAGCTCGATCGTCCGCCGGCATTGCTCGATGGCGTCTTCGTAGCGACGCGCGAAGAACAACTGCCAGGCGAGCTCGGTGTGTACGATCAACGAAAGTGGGTCGAGCTCGAGCGCCCGCCGAGTCGACGCGATCGCCTCGTCGTGTCGGCCCCGCGAGGATAGAAACCCCCCGAGCCAGTGATGGGCCCGTGCGAGATTGGGATTGGACTCGACCGCTCTGCGGTATTCGCGTTCGGCAGCCTCCCAGTCCCATTGGTAGGCGTCCTTCAGGTACGCGAGCACGAGGTGGGCGTCGGCAAGGTCGGGATCGAGCTCGAGCGCCCTGGTGATCGGCTGAATCGCCGCCGAATAGGCGTCGGCAGGCTCCAGGAAGTCGTAATTGCCGAGGAGCGCATGGGTCTCGGCCAACCCGACGTAGCCGGCGGCAAAGCTCGGATCTCGGGCCACGGCCGCTTCGAAGGAGGACAGGGCGGCGGAGAACCCGTCCTGGGAGCGCTGGTTGAGAAAGAACCGCCCTCGAAGAAACAGCTCGTACGCCTGGGCGTCGGGGGGCTTTCGCTCTTCGGGAACGAGGCGAACGGCCATCGCCCGGGCGACCTCGGATGCGATCTCTCTCTGGGTAGCGATCAAACGGTCGAGCTCGCGCTCGAAGTCGGCCGACCACACGCTCGCTTCGTCCGAGCCTCGCACGAGCCGGGCGGCAATACGCAGCTTCTTGCCATCGGAGCGTACCGAGCCTTCGAGCAGGAAATCGACGTCGAGCTCCGCCCCGACCTCGCGCGCGGTCTTCGACCTGCCCTTGTAGGGCAGAACCGAAGTTCTCGCGATGACCGCGAGCTGTTCCGAGCTCTTCGTCGCGAGCTCGGTGATGAGCTCCTCGGTCAACCCGTCGGCGAGAAAGTCCTGGGAAGGGTCCTGGCTCAAGTTCTCGAAGGGGAGGACGGCGACTCGGATAGGCCCCGCGGGAGCCACGAAGATTCGAACGGCGAGGGCGAGGACACCGACCACGAGAACCGATGCCGCCAGGAGCCACGGCCATCGCTTTCGGGACGAGGCAATGGACGTCTCGACGGGGGCAATGAAGCGGTAGCCGCGCCTCGGGACGGTCGCCACGTAGCGAGGATTCGTGGCAGAGTCGTCGAGCGCCTCCCTGAGCCTCCGTACGGCCGCGTTGAGCCCCGCCTCGAAGTCCACGTGGACGGTCTCGGGCCACAGAGCATTACGGATCTCGTCGCGACCCACCGTCCCGCCGGCGCGTTCCACGAGCAGCTCGAGGAGCCTCAACGGTTGATCCTGGATGGGCACGCGTCGACCTTCGCGTCGAAGCTCGCCGCGGGTACGGTCGAGCTCGAAGAGCCCGAAGCGGAAAAGCCCTTTGGCCATTGCTCGGCACGAAGCGTAGCACGTAATGAAGAACCGCAGACCTTTCTGGATCAGAGACTTGGCGCGTCATCCTCGAATCAGGGACTCGTGGGTTGCGTTGATTGGCTCGGAGGCGAACACTCGTGCCATGTCGTACCGCAACCTGCTTCTCGTGTTTGCTGCCGCCAAGATCGGCCTCCATCTGGCGACGGCGACCGAGTACGGATATTTTCGCGACGAGCTGTACTACCTGGCCTGCTCCGAACATCTGGACCTCGGCTACGTCGACCACCCCTCGCTTTCGATTCTCGTTTTGCGAGCCTCCCGAACGCTCCTCGGGGATTCTCTCCCGGCGATACGGATCGTTCCGGCGCTGGCCGGTGCGGTGAGCCTGGTCCTCGTGGGTCTCATGACTCGAGAGCTCGGAGGAGGTCGCTACGCCTGCGCGTTGGCGCTGACCGCGGCCTTCGTGGCACCCGCCTATCTGAGTGTCAGCCAGTATTACTCCATGAACGCCCTCGACGTGATGGCCTGGGCGGTGGTTGCCTATCTGTTCATCCGAATGGCTCGCGGTGAGGAGCGTCTGTGGCTCGCGGTTGGGCTCGCCTTGACTTTGGGGCTCGCCAACAAGATCAGTGTTCTCTGGCTCGGTGCAGGATTAGCAGTAGGTCTCACCGCGACGCGCGAGCGGCGCTGGCTTCTGACGCCGGGGCCCTGGCTCGCGGCCGGCGTGGCCCTCATGGGGCTGGCTCCGTACCTGGTCTGGCAAATATCACATGGGTGGCCGACCCTCGAGTTCATGCAGGTCGCGACCACCGAGAAGATGCGCGAAGTCGCGCCCCTGGAGTTTCTCCTCGGTCAAGTGGAAATGATGCACCCCCTGACGGCTCCTCTCTGGATTTCCGGACTCCTGTTCTATTTAGCCGCGCCAGGAGGGCGTCGGTTCCGCCTCCTGGGCTTCGTCTATCTGAGCGTTTTCACAATCCTCGTGAGCGCGGGCACGAGTCGGTCGGGCTACCTGGCACCGGCCTATACCTGGCTGCTCCCGGCTGGGGCCGTCGTAGTGGAATCCTGGCTCTCCTCTCGCTGGGCGCGAACCGCTCTCGTCTTCATCCTGATCCTGGGTGGCGCGGTTCTCGCTCCGTTCACCATCCCACTGCTTCCGGTGGACGCGTATCTTCGATACGCCAGGGCGCTCGGTCAGGAGCCTTCGACGGAGGAGCGCAAAGAGCTCGGGGCGCTTTCCCAGCATTACGCCGACATGCACGGCTGGGAAGACATCGTACGCAAGATCGCTCGCGTCTGGGCCAGCCTTCCGGAGGACGAACGTTCTCGCGTCGGGATTCTCGCCCCGGACTATGGCATCGCCGGAGCCATCGACCGGTTCGGTGAGGACCTCGGGCTTCCGAGAGCTTCGAGCGGCCACAACAACTATTGGTACTGGGGCCCGACGGGCGGAAACGTCTGGATCGTGATCGGAGGCTCCGAGGCGGGCCTGGGAGCGAGGTTCGACCAGGTGACCCTGGCCCTCGATGCGCTCGACTGTGGATACTGCATGCCCTACGAGTCGCAACGCAGCGTCTGGATCGCTCGGGGCTTGAAGACATCGCTCGCTGATTTCTGGCGAGGGGTCCGCCATTTCGATTGAGCGCGTGCTGCCAAGGAGCGGCTAAGAATCAGAAGACTACGGCACTCTCGCCACGCTCGGCAATGAGTTTCTCGAGCCGGTCGAGCAGCACGTCGCGACGCGCCAGAATCGCCTCGACTTGAGGCTCCATGAGCAATCTTCCGAACTTGAAACGAAGCGTGTCGGGCTCGAGCGCCCGGATCTCCTCGACGAGGCCCTTGTCGAAACGTTCCGGGATTTGGTCGGGGTTCGGACTGAGCTCTTTGGTGCTCAAGAACGCCTGCGAGTGATCGATCAGCACGATTCCCCAGTCGGAGTCGACCAGATAGTCCCGGTCGCTCCGGTCCCAGTTGCTGATAAGGTTGTCGAAGACCTTCATGCGAGAGATCTGCCGCTCCCACCGCTCCGGCTCCGCGGGTGTTTCGTCTCCCACGTCGGCGAACAATCGGCATCCATCGACCCAGAGTTGAAGCGACCCTGGCACGCCGCCGACGGTCCTCACGACCGTGGGTGGAACCATCCCGAGGTCGAGGAGCTTGTCGAGCTCATACGCGGCGACCTCCGCCTGGTAGCTTTCCCAGGCCCAATCTTTTTTGCCTCGCTCGATGGGCTTCCACAGTCCAGAGAGCGTGCTCCCCTCCAGAGTCAAGGTCAGCTTCTTGGGGTCGTTCCTGCCTTCGCCCAGCGGCTTGATCGACGTCACCTCGCCCTTGGCGAGGATCCTCTCGACCTCCCCGGTGCGCCCCGACCAAGGCTGGGTTGCGAACGCGAAGCCAGCGATGGAGAACGACGCGATCCAAGGTATGCACCGAAAAAGCGGTATTTCTGCCCTCATCGGCTCATCCCCCTTCCTCGGATGACAAGGCGAAAATACCATCTCGTGCCGCTCGCCCGCAACCGAGCCGAGTCGTGACGCCGGGTGTTTTGTGCTAACGTCGGTCAAACGAGGAAGACGCGATGAGGAAGGGGATTTCTTTCTGTCTGGGCGCATCGATCGTTCTTCTCGTCGGCGAAAACGCCTTCGGCGAGAAGCTCCGGGGATACGTCTGGGATCTGGGCGCGAGCTCGCTCGTGGTGGAAGGCGTTCCCGTGCGGACGACCGCCGAGACCCGGATCGAGCGTCCGAATCACAAAGGCGTGACGTTTGCCGACCTTCGCATCGGCTGGGAGGTCGAGGTCGATGGCACGAGGGGAGGCGACGCTTTTCTCGCCAAGAAGCTCAAGGTGAAGAACAAGCGCTTCGAGGAAGTCGATCTCGAGGGTTTCTTGGAAGTCCGGGAGAACGCTCGGATCGAGCTCGGAGGCCGAGAGCTCGTCTGGCCCCAGGGAGCCGCGCCGTCCGAACCGCTCCGTTCGGGTATGCGTATCGATGGAAAGGGCATCGTCCTCGACCGTGGCGCGGTCCAGGTCAAGGAGGCCAAAATCTATCCGCCGGGCTTCGACGAGGAAGAAACTCGGTTCATGAGCCTCGTCGCCCAGGAAGTCGAAAAGTTGAAAGAGGAGCTCCCTCGCAGCGACGACGCGGCCCTGCAGGATTACGTTGCCCGAGTGGGCTCGGGTCTGGTGCCTCGATGGGTCGATACCGATGAGCTGAAGTTCAACTTCAGCGTCATCGAAGATCCGAGCCTGAACGCCTTCGCCCTCCCCGACGGCACGGTCGTCGTTCATACGGGACTTCTTCGCGTTCTCGAGAACGAAGCGCAGCTTGCCACCGTCATGGGGCACGAGATCGCCCATGCCACCCATCGTCACGGCTACCGAGGTTATAAACAGAGGAACAAACTGAAGTGGCTGCAGCTGGGGGCGCTGGCCGGCGGGATCGTCGTGGGCGCGAAAACCGACAATCCCTGGGCGGGGCTGCTGACGGGGCTCGGCTCGAGTCTGACCCTGGGCGCCATCGTCAACGGTCACGGCCGCGACCTCGAAGACGAGGCGGACCGCGTCGGTCTCGAGTACATGATCGATGCGGGATACGATCCCTTCCAGGCACCCGAGGTCTGGAGAATCTTCAATAGGCACACCGGAGATCAGGGAGCCGTGGCGAACTTCTTCTTCAGCGACCATTCGACGCACCAGGCGCGCATCAGCAACCTGACCCGGGAGATCAATTCGAACTATCGAGGGAAGCTGGACACGGCGTCGTTGAAGACGAACGAGGGCGCCTTCGAGAGGGCCACCGCCAAGTTGAAGGCGGCGCCCGCGAAGCCGAGCTCACGCTAACGGTCGCCGAACAAGAACTGGAAAGGCACGTGACAGCGCATCGCCCAGGAAGTCTCGTTGTGGAGCGCTTCGGGAAAGCCGAGATAAAACAGGTCCTTCCCCGGTCGATAGCCTTTCCTCACTAAGCGCGTTCTCATGTTGCGCGTGGCTTCGTAGTTGTCCTTCGGCCAGCCGCTGTCCAAATAGAACCGGACGTTGCGGCGCGGCTCGTTCTCGACGCGGGTCTCGAGATCGTCGCGCCATCCGAACGTGCTCGACAGGCACGCCGCCATGCCGAAGACCTCCGGCCACTGCCACGCCATGAAGAACGACGCCACACCCCCGAGCGACGAGCCCATCACCGCAGTGGACTCGGGCCCGGGAAGTGTGCGAAACGAGCGATCGATCTCGGGCTTCAGGTTTTCGACGAGGAATCGGCCGTACTTCTCGTAGCCCGGCTTCGTATAGTCTTTCTCGCGATCGTTCGGGTAGATGCCCACGACGATCACCTTCTTGACCAGGTTCATCGCATCGAGAAGGCTCAGGGTCTCGGGGATGCGCCAGTGATATCCCTGGAACGCCTCCTCGCGAAAAAAGAGGTTCTGCGCGTCGTGCATGTAGAGGACGGGGAAGCGCTCGAGGACGTTCTCGTGATAGCCGGGCGGATAGAAGACTCGGTAGCGGTACTCCGCTTCCCGGATCTCGCAGACGCTGCACCGGTCATCGACGTCGAAGTACGGATAGACCTCCCGGTCTTGTTCGTCGGACAGTGCGAGGTAGTTCTCTCCCGCCGACCAGCGGATCCCGTTGGTTCTCTCGCGTAGAACCGGCTTGAAATAAAGAAACGATGCCTTCGACTCCACGCGAAAGTCGAAATACGAGCTCCCGCCATCCACTGGCTCGACGTCCCTCTCCCAATCCGCTTCGGTTCGAAGAACCACGCTCCCAGCCGAAGTCAGGGGATAGTGGACGCGAATGCGAAACGTCATTTGGCTCCCGGCTCGGCCAAACGGCTCGCGCTTTCGCCGCATGCCGCGCAGGCGTGCCGCTCCAGAGCGACGCCCCCGAGATCGGGATCGACCATCGCCTCTTCGGTGGCGCTCGTGGGTTGAACGATTTTCGTCGCGTGATGCGTCATTTCGATACCGCATTCGGGACAAGTCATGGTTCTACTCCTGGGGAATGTTCTCCCGCCCGTGCCGGAGCGTCTTCGCCATCCACTCCAGCTCGTCGAGGAAGTTCGCCGTCCTGCGAATGTAAGCGGGCTCGAGGAGCTTGCCGTTCTCGTCGAAGAGCTTGTGCACGCTCGAGAAGTTGACGTCGGTGAAGATGGTCATGAGGCCCATCTCCCGAAGCGCGGGAAGCAGGCTCTGCACCACTCGGGTGCCGCCAAAGGGCCCGGCGGCCACACCCACGATACCTGCCGCCTTGTGGATGTACTCCTCGAGGCACGTATCGAGTACGTGTTTCAGAAGACCGGGAAAGCTGTGGTTGTACTCGGGCGCGACGATGATGACGCCGTCGGCACGGTTCATCTTCGCCGAGAACGACGGATCCTTGATGTCTTCTCCGGCCCCGTCGATGGGCATCGGGACTTCGGTAATGTCGATGAGCTCGGTCTCGACGGCGGCTCGCTTCGAGACTTCGCCGTGCACGAAGCGCGCCACATGAGCGCTCATCCGCCCCTTGCGGGCGGTACCGAGAATGACGGGAATGAAGAGCGGCCTGTCCATCGATTCACTCCTGGCTGACGTTGACGAAGACTTTGATGGCGTCCTTTTCGGTCGTCAGAAGGCGCATCATCTCGTCGAAACGTTCCAACCCCTCGACGGGATGCGTCAGAAGCTTGTTCAACCACCCGGGATACTCGAGCTGAGCCCGGCATAGATCGTAGATGCCCGCCTCGAAGTACTCCCGGTTCGCATTCACCGTGCCCACGACCACCTTGTTGCCGAGCACGAAGCCCAGGTTGATGGCATCGGCGGGAACGTCGACGTGGCGTCCGCCTCCGGTGACGCTCGAGAGGATGAGAACACCGTTCTTGCCGACGTGCTCCATCGCCTGGAACACGATGGGCGCGAAGCCCGTCGCCTCGAAGATGATATCGAATGGCCCATAGTCTCTGGAAGCCTCCTCGAGAGGCTTCTGTTTCGTCGAGACGTAACGCACCCCGATCTCCTGGAGGAGATCGGCGTTCCGATAGGGAGCCGGCGTTCGACCGAAGCTCGTGACCTCGAGCCCCCGCATCCGGAGGGACACGGCGGCGAGAAGACCGATGGTGCCGGCGCCGAGCACGGCAGCGCGACGGGGACGCCAGACCTTCAAGCGGCGCTGGAGCTCGTAGGCTTGAACGATGCCCTTCTCGATGACCGACGTGGGCTCGAGCAGTACTCCCACGTCGCGAAGCCCTTTCGGCAGCTTGACGATGTAGTCCGGATCGTCGACGAAATACTCGGTGAGATAACCGTGACGAAGGTTGATTCCGCGCTCGAAATAGACATCGTCGGTCGTCATGTCGTACTGGCCGATCCCGTCGTAGAAACTCTGCCCCGGTCTCCGGACCGTGGGGACGACGTAGTCACCGGGCTCGAGCTCGGTGACGTTCTCACCCACCTCGACCACCTGCCCCATGCACTCGTGTCCGGTAACCAGGAAGTCGTACCCGGGAGGCGCCTGGCCGTACTCGGCGGCGTTGATCTCTTTGTCGGTTCCGTCGACGCCGACGCGGATGACGCGAGCCAGAACGCCCCGTCCTCCGGGAACGTCCGTCACCTTTGGCATCGGCAGCTCGGTCAGATGGATGCTCGAGGCCTTGCCGGGAAACACCGCGACGGCCTTCATCTTTTCGTTGGCTCGGGGAAGAAGCATCATCGCATTCTCTCCTTTAGATGGTCCCCCACGCGAAGGGCGTTCGCCATGATTGTGAGGGCGGGGTTCATCGCGCCCGATGACGGGAAGAAACTCCCGTCGACGACGTAGAGGTTATCGATCTCGTGGGCCTTGCACGACGTGTCGAGGACGGACGATTTCGGATCCCTCCCGAAACGCAGCGTGCCGTTCTGATGGGCGACCCCGGCGATCGGTATCTGCTTGCCGATATAGGCGTTCATGTGGAACAGGTCCTCGGTGCAATCGATGTGCTTGAGCAGACTCTTGAGCTTCGCCTGGAGCCGCTTGTGTCCTTCCTCGTTGTTCCGGCGGTAGATGAGCTGGATATCGCCGCTCCTCGTCAAGGTCACACGATTCCGCGCATCGGGAAGGTCCTCGGACGTAAGCCAGAAGTCGAGCGAGTGCTTCGCCATGAGCTCGAGGGTGAATCCGGGCGCGAGCCGGGGCGCGCCGGCGGCCAGCACGTTCTTGTCGGTCTTGCCGACGAAGGAGATGTGACCCATCGGATACTCCCAGTCTTCGGAGGGGAAATAGAAATCGTTCAGGCCGAGAGTCTTCTGGAACACCGTCGGGTTCTCGCAGCGCGACAGTGCCAGCATCACCGAGTTCAAGTGGCACATGTAGTTACGGCCGACCTGATCGGAGCCGTTGGCGAGCCCGTTGGGATGACGGTCGTTGAAAGATTTCAACAAGAGCGCGGCCGAGTTGATGGCACCGCACGAGACGACGACGACCTCGGCCGAATAGGTCTCTTTCTCTCCGTTTCGCTCCACCTGGACCCTGGTGATGTCACGGCCGGAGGGGCTCGTCTCCAGTCGCGAGACGAGGGCGCCGGTCAACAGGGAAACGTTCTCGTACTCGAGAGCCGGCTCGACGCAGACGACGTGTGCGTCGGCTTTGGCGTTGACGAGACAGGGATGCCCGTCGCAGGTCGAGCACCGGATGCAGGCGCTCTTGTGCGGATTCTTCTCGTCCAGCATGATGCCCATCGGCAGGAAGAACGGGCGGTGGCCGGCTCGCTCGAGATCCTCCGCGAGCTTCGCGAGTCGTGGTTCGTGGCTCACCGGCGGGAAGCGATAAGGTGCGCTCGCGGGAGGCTCGGTCGGGTCGCTCCCCCTGAGGCCGTGCACGTGGTACAGGTGCTCGGCTTCGGTGTAATAAGGCTCGAGCTCGTCGTAGGCGATCGGCCAAGAGGGAGAGATGCCCCCATAGTGGTGCACTTCGCCGAAATCCTGCTTCCTGAGGCGCACGAGAGCCGCGCCGTAGAACTTCGTGTTGCCGCCCACGTAGTAGTGGGTTCCCGGATGGAACGCCTTGCCGTGCTCGTCGTACCAGGCGTCTTTGATGTGGTACTTCCCTTTCGTGACGACGGCACGCGTGTCCCAGTTGTCGGTCTCACGAGGAACGTAACCACCTCGTTCGAGAAGCAGTATCTTCTTGCCCGTGGGGGCGAGCCGGTGCGCCAGCGTGCCCCCTCCTGCCCCGGTG
It includes:
- a CDS encoding winged helix-turn-helix domain-containing protein, with the protein product MAKGLFRFGLFELDRTRGELRREGRRVPIQDQPLRLLELLVERAGGTVGRDEIRNALWPETVHVDFEAGLNAAVRRLREALDDSATNPRYVATVPRRGYRFIAPVETSIASSRKRWPWLLAASVLVVGVLALAVRIFVAPAGPIRVAVLPFENLSQDPSQDFLADGLTEELITELATKSSEQLAVIARTSVLPYKGRSKTAREVGAELDVDFLLEGSVRSDGKKLRIAARLVRGSDEASVWSADFERELDRLIATQREIASEVARAMAVRLVPEERKPPDAQAYELFLRGRFFLNQRSQDGFSAALSSFEAAVARDPSFAAGYVGLAETHALLGNYDFLEPADAYSAAIQPITRALELDPDLADAHLVLAYLKDAYQWDWEAAEREYRRAVESNPNLARAHHWLGGFLSSRGRHDEAIASTRRALELDPLSLIVHTELAWQLFFARRYEDAIEQCRRTIELDRDFLPAVDSLKWILIVAGRQEEAGEAFIRVMELEGESAESLAQARVALQEEGIGALLRRSVEATRARPAYDVAIDYATLGEVDRALEWLERAYAKGETDLADIRVDPRLDPLRQRAAFEEIAKRVESPRPFAIEPKSSGGSHRPAPSVPSESERRE
- a CDS encoding NAD(P)H-dependent oxidoreductase; the encoded protein is MDRPLFIPVILGTARKGRMSAHVARFVHGEVSKRAAVETELIDITEVPMPIDGAGEDIKDPSFSAKMNRADGVIIVAPEYNHSFPGLLKHVLDTCLEEYIHKAAGIVGVAAGPFGGTRVVQSLLPALREMGLMTIFTDVNFSSVHKLFDENGKLLEPAYIRRTANFLDELEWMAKTLRHGRENIPQE
- a CDS encoding M48 family metalloprotease; translated protein: MRKGISFCLGASIVLLVGENAFGEKLRGYVWDLGASSLVVEGVPVRTTAETRIERPNHKGVTFADLRIGWEVEVDGTRGGDAFLAKKLKVKNKRFEEVDLEGFLEVRENARIELGGRELVWPQGAAPSEPLRSGMRIDGKGIVLDRGAVQVKEAKIYPPGFDEEETRFMSLVAQEVEKLKEELPRSDDAALQDYVARVGSGLVPRWVDTDELKFNFSVIEDPSLNAFALPDGTVVVHTGLLRVLENEAQLATVMGHEIAHATHRHGYRGYKQRNKLKWLQLGALAGGIVVGAKTDNPWAGLLTGLGSSLTLGAIVNGHGRDLEDEADRVGLEYMIDAGYDPFQAPEVWRIFNRHTGDQGAVANFFFSDHSTHQARISNLTREINSNYRGKLDTASLKTNEGAFERATAKLKAAPAKPSSR
- a CDS encoding glycosyltransferase family 39 protein, giving the protein MSYRNLLLVFAAAKIGLHLATATEYGYFRDELYYLACSEHLDLGYVDHPSLSILVLRASRTLLGDSLPAIRIVPALAGAVSLVLVGLMTRELGGGRYACALALTAAFVAPAYLSVSQYYSMNALDVMAWAVVAYLFIRMARGEERLWLAVGLALTLGLANKISVLWLGAGLAVGLTATRERRWLLTPGPWLAAGVALMGLAPYLVWQISHGWPTLEFMQVATTEKMREVAPLEFLLGQVEMMHPLTAPLWISGLLFYLAAPGGRRFRLLGFVYLSVFTILVSAGTSRSGYLAPAYTWLLPAGAVVVESWLSSRWARTALVFILILGGAVLAPFTIPLLPVDAYLRYARALGQEPSTEERKELGALSQHYADMHGWEDIVRKIARVWASLPEDERSRVGILAPDYGIAGAIDRFGEDLGLPRASSGHNNYWYWGPTGGNVWIVIGGSEAGLGARFDQVTLALDALDCGYCMPYESQRSVWIARGLKTSLADFWRGVRHFD
- a CDS encoding glucose 1-dehydrogenase, which translates into the protein MMLLPRANEKMKAVAVFPGKASSIHLTELPMPKVTDVPGGRGVLARVIRVGVDGTDKEINAAEYGQAPPGYDFLVTGHECMGQVVEVGENVTELEPGDYVVPTVRRPGQSFYDGIGQYDMTTDDVYFERGINLRHGYLTEYFVDDPDYIVKLPKGLRDVGVLLEPTSVIEKGIVQAYELQRRLKVWRPRRAAVLGAGTIGLLAAVSLRMRGLEVTSFGRTPAPYRNADLLQEIGVRYVSTKQKPLEEASRDYGPFDIIFEATGFAPIVFQAMEHVGKNGVLILSSVTGGGRHVDVPADAINLGFVLGNKVVVGTVNANREYFEAGIYDLCRAQLEYPGWLNKLLTHPVEGLERFDEMMRLLTTEKDAIKVFVNVSQE
- a CDS encoding alpha/beta hydrolase-fold protein → MTFRIRVHYPLTSAGSVVLRTEADWERDVEPVDGGSSYFDFRVESKASFLYFKPVLRERTNGIRWSAGENYLALSDEQDREVYPYFDVDDRCSVCEIREAEYRYRVFYPPGYHENVLERFPVLYMHDAQNLFFREEAFQGYHWRIPETLSLLDAMNLVKKVIVVGIYPNDREKDYTKPGYEKYGRFLVENLKPEIDRSFRTLPGPESTAVMGSSLGGVASFFMAWQWPEVFGMAACLSSTFGWRDDLETRVENEPRRNVRFYLDSGWPKDNYEATRNMRTRLVRKGYRPGKDLFYLGFPEALHNETSWAMRCHVPFQFLFGDR
- a CDS encoding GMC family oxidoreductase is translated as MASNGRYDVIIIGTGAGGGTLAHRLAPTGKKILLLERGGYVPRETDNWDTRAVVTKGKYHIKDAWYDEHGKAFHPGTHYYVGGNTKFYGAALVRLRKQDFGEVHHYGGISPSWPIAYDELEPYYTEAEHLYHVHGLRGSDPTEPPASAPYRFPPVSHEPRLAKLAEDLERAGHRPFFLPMGIMLDEKNPHKSACIRCSTCDGHPCLVNAKADAHVVCVEPALEYENVSLLTGALVSRLETSPSGRDITRVQVERNGEKETYSAEVVVVSCGAINSAALLLKSFNDRHPNGLANGSDQVGRNYMCHLNSVMLALSRCENPTVFQKTLGLNDFYFPSEDWEYPMGHISFVGKTDKNVLAAGAPRLAPGFTLELMAKHSLDFWLTSEDLPDARNRVTLTRSGDIQLIYRRNNEEGHKRLQAKLKSLLKHIDCTEDLFHMNAYIGKQIPIAGVAHQNGTLRFGRDPKSSVLDTSCKAHEIDNLYVVDGSFFPSSGAMNPALTIMANALRVGDHLKERMR